A part of Loxodonta africana isolate mLoxAfr1 chromosome 11, mLoxAfr1.hap2, whole genome shotgun sequence genomic DNA contains:
- the LOC100674592 gene encoding zinc finger protein 613-like isoform X1 produces the protein MLFCIGSLLQVLTLQLQENELKKGGKVSRIWESLTFSDVAVEFTWEEWQLLDPAQKDLFWDVMLENYNNLLLAGYRVSEPDALSRLERGEQPWTISDESHTRNFSEIWEVDDHLPGHQQNESQVDSMEQRSEHNALENIIHEHKSHFPLRENHGMFDLHGKAVKSNLINQSKSDEIKNSAELNRVEKTFLHADQEQFHIESKFPENRISNTTKSQLTKPQKTHKIEKLQVCSECGKAFIKKSWLIRHQIIHPGKGPFVCSECGKSLTQKSSLIRHQKCHRKEKLFQCSECSKAFSTKHKLIIHQRTHKERRHGCNECGKTFLYMSCLFRHKIKHTRKKRVDSGKVEDPSRASHSSSHTGDLMRDKNPVSTVTVQIPSVAAQTSVNTSGLLASRNVVLVGQPVARREPSGDNREFVQQRVLMNTVNVVVPMNAVNVVVPMNAVNVVVPSVSNCILFYVPQNP, from the exons atgctCTTCTGTattgggtcact cctACAGGTCCTGACTCTTCAGCTGCAAGAGAATGAAttgaagaaaggaggaaaagttTCCAGGATTTGG GAATCACTGACATTCAGTGATGTGGCTGTGGAGTTCACCTGGGAGGAGTGGCAGCTCCTGGACCCTGCTCAGAAGGACCTGTTCTGGGATGTGATGTTGGAGAACTACAACAACCTGCTGTTGGCAG GGTATCGAGTTAGCGAACCAGACGCACTCTCCAGGTTAGAACGAGGAGAACAGCCATGGACTATATCAGACGAAAGTCATACTCGAAACTTTTCAG AAATCTGGGAGGTTGATGATCATCTGCCTGGGCACCAGCAAAATGAAAGCCAGGTGGACAGCATGGAACAGCGCTCTGAGCATAATGCATTGGAAAATATTATTCATGAGCACAAAAGTCATTTTCCTTTAAGGGAAAATCATGGTATGTTTGACTTACATGGCAAAGCTGTGAAATCAAATTTAATCAACCAGAGCAAAAGCGATGAAATAAAAAACTCTGCTGAGCTTAACAGAGTTGAGAAAACCTTTCTCCATGCTGACCAGGAGCAGTTTCATATTGAGTCTAAATTCCCTGAGAATCGAATATCCAACACTACTAAGTCCCAGCTCACTAAGCCCCAGAAAACTCACAAGATAGAGAAACTGCAGGtatgcagtgaatgtgggaaagccttcatcAAGAAGTCTTGGCTCATTCGTCATCAGATCATTCACCCAGGAAAGGGTCCCTTTGTATGTAGTGAATGTGGAAAATCTCTTACCCAGAAGTCAAGTCTCATTAGAcatcagaaatgtcacagaaaAGAGAAACTCTTTCAGTGCAGTGAATGTTCGAAAGCTTTCTCCACAAAGCACAAGCTTATTATACATCAAAGAACTCATAAAGAGAGACGGCATGGCTGCAACGAGTGTGGAAAAACTTTTCTTTACATGTCTTGCCTTTTTagacataaaataaaacacacaaggaagAAACGTGTAGATTCAGGCAAAGTGGAAGACCCTTCCCGAGCAAGTCATTCCTCATCACATACCGGTGATCTCATGCGGGATAAAAACCCTGTTAGTACAGTGACTGTGCAGATACCTTCTGTGGCAGCTCAGACATCAGTAAACACCAGTGGGCTCTTAGCTAGTAGGAACGTGGTCCTTGTGGGACAGCCTGTTGCCAGAAGGGAACCCTCGGGAGATAACAGAGAATTTGTACAGCAGAGAGTCCTTATGAACACGGTGAATGTGGTAGTGCCCATGAATGCGGTGAATGTGGTAGTGCCTATGAATGCGGTGAATGTGGTGGTACCTTCAGTGTCCAACTGTATCTTATTTTATGTTCCACAAAACCCGTAG
- the LOC100674592 gene encoding zinc finger protein 613-like isoform X3: MVKESLTFSDVAVEFTWEEWQLLDPAQKDLFWDVMLENYNNLLLAGYRVSEPDALSRLERGEQPWTISDESHTRNFSEIWEVDDHLPGHQQNESQVDSMEQRSEHNALENIIHEHKSHFPLRENHGMFDLHGKAVKSNLINQSKSDEIKNSAELNRVEKTFLHADQEQFHIESKFPENRISNTTKSQLTKPQKTHKIEKLQVCSECGKAFIKKSWLIRHQIIHPGKGPFVCSECGKSLTQKSSLIRHQKCHRKEKLFQCSECSKAFSTKHKLIIHQRTHKERRHGCNECGKTFLYMSCLFRHKIKHTRKKRVDSGKVEDPSRASHSSSHTGDLMRDKNPVSTVTVQIPSVAAQTSVNTSGLLASRNVVLVGQPVARREPSGDNREFVQQRVLMNTVNVVVPMNAVNVVVPMNAVNVVVPSVSNCILFYVPQNP, translated from the exons atggtCAAG GAATCACTGACATTCAGTGATGTGGCTGTGGAGTTCACCTGGGAGGAGTGGCAGCTCCTGGACCCTGCTCAGAAGGACCTGTTCTGGGATGTGATGTTGGAGAACTACAACAACCTGCTGTTGGCAG GGTATCGAGTTAGCGAACCAGACGCACTCTCCAGGTTAGAACGAGGAGAACAGCCATGGACTATATCAGACGAAAGTCATACTCGAAACTTTTCAG AAATCTGGGAGGTTGATGATCATCTGCCTGGGCACCAGCAAAATGAAAGCCAGGTGGACAGCATGGAACAGCGCTCTGAGCATAATGCATTGGAAAATATTATTCATGAGCACAAAAGTCATTTTCCTTTAAGGGAAAATCATGGTATGTTTGACTTACATGGCAAAGCTGTGAAATCAAATTTAATCAACCAGAGCAAAAGCGATGAAATAAAAAACTCTGCTGAGCTTAACAGAGTTGAGAAAACCTTTCTCCATGCTGACCAGGAGCAGTTTCATATTGAGTCTAAATTCCCTGAGAATCGAATATCCAACACTACTAAGTCCCAGCTCACTAAGCCCCAGAAAACTCACAAGATAGAGAAACTGCAGGtatgcagtgaatgtgggaaagccttcatcAAGAAGTCTTGGCTCATTCGTCATCAGATCATTCACCCAGGAAAGGGTCCCTTTGTATGTAGTGAATGTGGAAAATCTCTTACCCAGAAGTCAAGTCTCATTAGAcatcagaaatgtcacagaaaAGAGAAACTCTTTCAGTGCAGTGAATGTTCGAAAGCTTTCTCCACAAAGCACAAGCTTATTATACATCAAAGAACTCATAAAGAGAGACGGCATGGCTGCAACGAGTGTGGAAAAACTTTTCTTTACATGTCTTGCCTTTTTagacataaaataaaacacacaaggaagAAACGTGTAGATTCAGGCAAAGTGGAAGACCCTTCCCGAGCAAGTCATTCCTCATCACATACCGGTGATCTCATGCGGGATAAAAACCCTGTTAGTACAGTGACTGTGCAGATACCTTCTGTGGCAGCTCAGACATCAGTAAACACCAGTGGGCTCTTAGCTAGTAGGAACGTGGTCCTTGTGGGACAGCCTGTTGCCAGAAGGGAACCCTCGGGAGATAACAGAGAATTTGTACAGCAGAGAGTCCTTATGAACACGGTGAATGTGGTAGTGCCCATGAATGCGGTGAATGTGGTAGTGCCTATGAATGCGGTGAATGTGGTGGTACCTTCAGTGTCCAACTGTATCTTATTTTATGTTCCACAAAACCCGTAG
- the LOC100674592 gene encoding zinc finger protein 613-like isoform X2 translates to MVKVQESLTFSDVAVEFTWEEWQLLDPAQKDLFWDVMLENYNNLLLAGYRVSEPDALSRLERGEQPWTISDESHTRNFSEIWEVDDHLPGHQQNESQVDSMEQRSEHNALENIIHEHKSHFPLRENHGMFDLHGKAVKSNLINQSKSDEIKNSAELNRVEKTFLHADQEQFHIESKFPENRISNTTKSQLTKPQKTHKIEKLQVCSECGKAFIKKSWLIRHQIIHPGKGPFVCSECGKSLTQKSSLIRHQKCHRKEKLFQCSECSKAFSTKHKLIIHQRTHKERRHGCNECGKTFLYMSCLFRHKIKHTRKKRVDSGKVEDPSRASHSSSHTGDLMRDKNPVSTVTVQIPSVAAQTSVNTSGLLASRNVVLVGQPVARREPSGDNREFVQQRVLMNTVNVVVPMNAVNVVVPMNAVNVVVPSVSNCILFYVPQNP, encoded by the exons atggtCAAGGTCCAG GAATCACTGACATTCAGTGATGTGGCTGTGGAGTTCACCTGGGAGGAGTGGCAGCTCCTGGACCCTGCTCAGAAGGACCTGTTCTGGGATGTGATGTTGGAGAACTACAACAACCTGCTGTTGGCAG GGTATCGAGTTAGCGAACCAGACGCACTCTCCAGGTTAGAACGAGGAGAACAGCCATGGACTATATCAGACGAAAGTCATACTCGAAACTTTTCAG AAATCTGGGAGGTTGATGATCATCTGCCTGGGCACCAGCAAAATGAAAGCCAGGTGGACAGCATGGAACAGCGCTCTGAGCATAATGCATTGGAAAATATTATTCATGAGCACAAAAGTCATTTTCCTTTAAGGGAAAATCATGGTATGTTTGACTTACATGGCAAAGCTGTGAAATCAAATTTAATCAACCAGAGCAAAAGCGATGAAATAAAAAACTCTGCTGAGCTTAACAGAGTTGAGAAAACCTTTCTCCATGCTGACCAGGAGCAGTTTCATATTGAGTCTAAATTCCCTGAGAATCGAATATCCAACACTACTAAGTCCCAGCTCACTAAGCCCCAGAAAACTCACAAGATAGAGAAACTGCAGGtatgcagtgaatgtgggaaagccttcatcAAGAAGTCTTGGCTCATTCGTCATCAGATCATTCACCCAGGAAAGGGTCCCTTTGTATGTAGTGAATGTGGAAAATCTCTTACCCAGAAGTCAAGTCTCATTAGAcatcagaaatgtcacagaaaAGAGAAACTCTTTCAGTGCAGTGAATGTTCGAAAGCTTTCTCCACAAAGCACAAGCTTATTATACATCAAAGAACTCATAAAGAGAGACGGCATGGCTGCAACGAGTGTGGAAAAACTTTTCTTTACATGTCTTGCCTTTTTagacataaaataaaacacacaaggaagAAACGTGTAGATTCAGGCAAAGTGGAAGACCCTTCCCGAGCAAGTCATTCCTCATCACATACCGGTGATCTCATGCGGGATAAAAACCCTGTTAGTACAGTGACTGTGCAGATACCTTCTGTGGCAGCTCAGACATCAGTAAACACCAGTGGGCTCTTAGCTAGTAGGAACGTGGTCCTTGTGGGACAGCCTGTTGCCAGAAGGGAACCCTCGGGAGATAACAGAGAATTTGTACAGCAGAGAGTCCTTATGAACACGGTGAATGTGGTAGTGCCCATGAATGCGGTGAATGTGGTAGTGCCTATGAATGCGGTGAATGTGGTGGTACCTTCAGTGTCCAACTGTATCTTATTTTATGTTCCACAAAACCCGTAG